The following nucleotide sequence is from Parus major isolate Abel chromosome 4, Parus_major1.1, whole genome shotgun sequence.
CCTGTGTTGTATGATTTCCTGTTCTTTGGTTTCTTTATGTAAACTATGCCAATGTTTTATCTTTCTCAGGCTAGACTTTTCTCTGTGAGAAAGGCATGATTCATctcataatttatatttatttaaaaattagtagtcacataatttttttttaatgataaaataaattatcagaGAAGAGAGTAAtttgggcaggaaaaaaaaaatctaaaaatcacATGTGCCACTATAAAGTGAGAGTGTCAAGCTAACTTTGCTCAGCAAAATTTAGATTCTGAAGTTTGTGTCACACCAAGTCACACCAGCTTCATATCTTCCATGCATTTGAGCAAGGAAGTTTAACTTTGATAAAGACCATTTATTTCACAATAATAATATCTGGAATGCTTAGTTCCTCAAAAATGATACATGTATTTCAAGTCTCttattaaatctctttttttcccctccttacCACTTAGGAAGATGAAAGATATTTTCACCATTGATCCAGCAGGAAATATATATTACAACTGGTTATTTTGCATCACAATGCCTGTCATGTACAACTGGACCATGATTATTGCTAGGTGATGTACTCCTTTAATGACTACATAGAACTTCTGGAAAATCATAATATTCCTGACTAGatcaaaaaatattctattaatCAGTGATTCAtgcaagtatttaatttttgttttatggtAATTTACATTTGTTTCTTCATATTCAGAGCCTGTTTTGATGAGCTTCAGCATGATTACTTAGTGGCATGGCTTATAATTGATTATGTTTCTGATGCCATTTATGTTGCTGATATGTTTGTACGGACAAGGACAGGTAAATACACTCAATGATTAATTATTcctttttacatatttatgccaggtttatttttttaaatcaaaacactACTACTTAATAGCCTTAATGAGGTACATTAGTGAAAAAAAGACACTGAGATTTCTGAAAGACTGCAGCATTACTGTAAATAGTAGGAGAAATTCTGATGAAATTCTGATGTATTACTCAGATATGTAAAGTTTGAGATACACAGCTACAAGGTGTTCTGCCTGCAGCTGACTCACcgagaaaaaagaaacatgtgGTACAGCCAAGAAAGGATCAGGGGTTCTGAAAAACCAGCACCTAAATCTGGTTTATGTGTTAATGGGAGACTCAAGTATTTGCTTGATTTTCAAGACCATTGAGCATGCAAGACAGCTCATTAACTTCAGCTgcaactatttattttaaaatattacgCTATAAGTAGATAAAATATTGAGCTATTAAGTAGATACACTCAATATGGAACTTAAATTCCTGtgttcaatttcttttcctcattaatCACTCTTCCTATAGCTTGTGGAGATTTCTTTGGAGggaaagatggattttttttttcaaatgttcacCATAGTGGAAAAGTGGAGGAAAATATTCAGATCTAGAATTGTTTATCATTCATAGCTCAAGCTGAACCATATAGCACTAAACTGACTATCTGGAAATAAGAAACTAAATATTAGAAAGTAAGAGAAGTTATGTTCCATATGGAACTTGcacccaaaatatttttcaaagtagATTTGGACTGACGTTAAACACAACACATTTGAACCTGtaacattttttgttatttacaattttattttaggttACCTGGAACAAGGTCTTCTGGtgaaagaagaacaaaagcTACGAGAGAAATACAAGAAATCTTTTCAATTCAAACTAGACTTTCTGTCAATCATACCAACCGATCTCTTATACTTTAAGTTAGGATTGAATTACCCAGAATTAAGAATAAACAGACTACTCAGAGTAGCTCGGATGTTTGAATTCTTCCagagaacagaaacaagaacaaaCTACCCAAATATCTTCAGGATCTCTAACCTTGTCATGTACATTGTGATTATTATTCACTGGAATGCCTGTGTGTACTACTCAATCTCAAAAGCCATTGGATTTGGGGCTGACACATGGGTCTACCCCAACACCTCAGATCCTGAATTTGCCCGACTGACTAGAAAATACGTCTACAGTCTCTACTGGTCAACTCTGACCCTGACTACTATTGGTGAAACTCCCCCTCCAGTAAGAGATTCTGAGTATTTCTTTGTGGTTGTTGACTTCTTGGTTGGAGTTCTGATCTTCGCTACCATTGTTGGTAATGTGGGCTCGATGATCTCCAACATGAATGCTGCCAGGGCAGAGTTTCAAGCGAGAATTGATGCTATCAAGCAGTATATGCACTTTCGGAATGTGAGTAAGGACATGGAAAAAAGAGTTATAAAGTGGTTTGACTACCTGTGGACAAATAAAAAGGCTGTGGATGAAAGAGAAGTCTTGAAATATCTGCCAGATAAGCTAAGAGCAGAGATCGCAATCAATGTTCACCTGGAAACGCTAAAAAAAGTTCGGATTTTTGCAGACTGTGAAGCTGGTTTGCTGGTTGAACTGGTTTTGAAACTCCAGCCTCAAGTATACAGTCCTGGAGATTATATTTGCAGAAAAGGAGATATTGGACGAGAGATGTACATTATCAAAGAAGGCAAGCTGGCAGTAGTTGCTGATGATGGAATTACCCAATTTGTGGTCCTAAGTGATGGCAGCTACTTTGGAGAAATCAGCATTCTTAATATCAAAGGTAGCAAAGCTGGCAATCGCAGAACAGCCAATATTAAAAGTATTGGCTACTCAGACTTATTTTGTCTGTCTAAAGATGATCTCATGGAGGCTTTAACAGAGTATCCAGATGCAAAGGCTATGCTGGAAGAAAAAGGCAAGCAAATCCTAATGAAAGATGGGTTGCTGGACATTGAAATTGCAAATTTAGGAAGTGATCCTAAAGATCTGGAAGAGAAGGTCGCCTACATGGAACGTGCTATGGACAGGTTACAAACAAAGCTTGCCAGGTTGTTGGCTGAGTATGAAGGTGCAcaacagaaagtgaaaaaaagactTACacaaatagagaaaatattGAAGCCAGTTATAGAGGAAGAGTTTGCAGACTTAGAAGAAGTGGATCCATCCACAGATAAACCTGGATTGtcaaaagcagaataaaaacaatgGAAGACTGAGGGTCAAATCCTGACTGGGGCTGAATACATGAATTTCTAAGCTTTGTAGGACCTGATTattaaattcaaaaaaaatatttattgagaCAATGCCACTAACCTCCTACAAGCAGCGCATATTTGGCAGttttggggcagaaaaagaagaataaagaatgAGAATGAAAGATAACACTTTGCTCTTGCACAAAGAGGTGGTATTATCTGTTAATGTGTTTTGTATTCTCCATAACGCTGCTCTATGGCAGATGCACATACACTGTCATATACTGGCAAATATTGGaagttttgctgttgttttaaaatttctttgtgtCTGCTGATAGAAAGATGGAAAGGTTTGGTAACAATTATATTATGTGAAGTCATTAACCTTTATATTCAATTTGTGTATTAATGAGCATGTTTTAATATCTATTGATTAACATGAAATTAATTAAGTATGCaatattataaaaagaattaagTATATCTACAATGCAGATGAGAGTACTGAAGGCTGTAAGATTTGGAAAATACTATTAGTTCATTGGGTCCATCTTGGA
It contains:
- the CNGA1 gene encoding LOW QUALITY PROTEIN: cGMP-gated cation channel alpha-1 (The sequence of the model RefSeq protein was modified relative to this genomic sequence to represent the inferred CDS: substituted 1 base at 1 genomic stop codon); the protein is MKVGVIETHHSHTIVPSVVVHDTSKDLGLTHKGENRYARQQYLPGVFACYNINNNSNKEEXKKRKKEKKSKPEKKKDGETQKNKEKKDKNKNKDKSKKKENMEMKMKDIFTIDPAGNIYYNWLFCITMPVMYNWTMIIARACFDELQHDYLVAWLIIDYVSDAIYVADMFVRTRTGYLEQGLLVKEEQKLREKYKKSFQFKLDFLSIIPTDLLYFKLGLNYPELRINRLLRVARMFEFFQRTETRTNYPNIFRISNLVMYIVIIIHWNACVYYSISKAIGFGADTWVYPNTSDPEFARLTRKYVYSLYWSTLTLTTIGETPPPVRDSEYFFVVVDFLVGVLIFATIVGNVGSMISNMNAARAEFQARIDAIKQYMHFRNVSKDMEKRVIKWFDYLWTNKKAVDEREVLKYLPDKLRAEIAINVHLETLKKVRIFADCEAGLLVELVLKLQPQVYSPGDYICRKGDIGREMYIIKEGKLAVVADDGITQFVVLSDGSYFGEISILNIKGSKAGNRRTANIKSIGYSDLFCLSKDDLMEALTEYPDAKAMLEEKGKQILMKDGLLDIEIANLGSDPKDLEEKVAYMERAMDRLQTKLARLLAEYEGAQQKVKKRLTQIEKILKPVIEEEFADLEEVDPSTDKPGLSKAE